In the genome of Burkholderia diffusa, one region contains:
- the tssC gene encoding type VI secretion system contractile sheath large subunit, with product MARKEAQAVAVQETSQSEFAQLLEREFRTKSEQARESVEIAVRTLAEQALAQTATISDDAYKSIAAIIAQIDHKLSEQINLILHHDDYQALESAWRGLHHLVSNTETDEHLKIRVIDVSKSELHRTMRRYKGLAWDQSPLFKQIYEEGYGQLGGEPYGCLVADYYFDHTPPDVDLLGSIAKVAAAAHTPFIAGAAPSVLQMESWQELANPRDLTKIFTQNLEYTAWNSMRHTEDARYVGLAMPRFLARLPYGAKTNPVDEFDFEEDTNGSDHSRYGWANAAYAMGVNINRSFKQYGWCSLIRGVESGGTVENLPCHTFPTDDGGVDIKCPTEIAISDRREAELSKNGFIPLVHRKNTDHATFIGAQSLQKPAEYHDPDATANANLSARLPYLFACSRFAHYLKCIVRDKIGAFKEREDMQRWLNEWIMHYVDADPVNSSQETKARRPLAAAEVVVEEVEGNPGYYTSKFFLRPHFQLEGLTVSLRLVTKLPSIKEAA from the coding sequence ATGGCAAGAAAGGAAGCCCAAGCCGTCGCCGTGCAGGAGACCAGCCAGTCCGAATTCGCGCAACTGCTCGAACGGGAATTCCGGACCAAGTCCGAACAGGCCCGCGAATCGGTCGAGATCGCGGTTCGAACGCTTGCGGAGCAGGCGCTGGCGCAAACCGCCACGATCAGCGACGACGCGTACAAGAGCATTGCGGCGATCATCGCGCAAATCGATCACAAGCTGTCGGAGCAGATCAATCTGATTCTGCATCACGACGATTACCAGGCGCTCGAATCCGCGTGGCGCGGCCTGCATCATCTCGTGTCGAACACGGAGACCGACGAGCATCTGAAGATCCGCGTGATCGATGTCTCGAAGAGCGAATTGCATCGGACGATGCGCCGCTACAAGGGGCTCGCGTGGGACCAGAGTCCGTTGTTCAAGCAGATCTACGAGGAAGGTTATGGCCAGCTCGGCGGAGAGCCGTATGGCTGCCTGGTGGCCGATTACTACTTCGACCATACGCCCCCGGACGTCGACTTGCTGGGGTCGATCGCGAAGGTTGCCGCGGCCGCGCATACGCCGTTCATTGCCGGCGCCGCGCCGTCGGTGCTGCAGATGGAATCGTGGCAGGAGCTCGCCAATCCGCGCGACCTCACGAAGATCTTCACGCAGAACCTCGAATACACCGCATGGAACTCGATGCGCCACACCGAGGATGCGCGTTACGTCGGTCTCGCGATGCCGCGTTTTCTCGCGCGCTTGCCGTATGGCGCGAAAACCAATCCGGTCGACGAATTCGATTTCGAGGAAGACACGAACGGGTCGGACCATAGCCGCTACGGCTGGGCAAATGCCGCATACGCGATGGGCGTCAACATCAATCGCTCGTTCAAGCAATACGGCTGGTGCTCGCTGATCCGCGGCGTCGAATCGGGCGGGACGGTCGAGAACCTGCCGTGCCACACGTTCCCGACCGACGACGGTGGCGTCGACATTAAATGCCCGACCGAGATCGCGATCTCGGATCGGCGCGAGGCCGAGCTGTCGAAGAACGGCTTCATTCCCCTCGTGCACCGCAAGAACACCGATCACGCCACGTTCATCGGCGCGCAGTCGTTGCAGAAGCCGGCCGAGTATCACGACCCGGACGCGACCGCCAATGCGAATCTGTCAGCGCGCCTGCCGTACCTGTTCGCGTGCTCGCGCTTCGCGCACTACCTGAAGTGCATCGTGCGCGACAAGATCGGCGCGTTCAAGGAGCGCGAGGACATGCAGCGCTGGCTCAACGAATGGATCATGCACTACGTCGACGCCGATCCGGTCAACTCGTCGCAGGAGACGAAGGCGCGCCGCCCGTTGGCCGCCGCCGAAGTTGTCGTGGAAGAGGTCGAGGGCAACCCGGGCTACTACACGTCGAAATTCTTCCTGCGCCCGCACTTCCAGCTCGAAGGACTGACCGTCTCGCTGCGGCTCGTGACGAAACTGCCGTCGATCAAGGAAGCCGCCTGA
- the tssB gene encoding type VI secretion system contractile sheath small subunit translates to MSASNSSQKFIARNRAPRVQIEYDVEVYGSEKKVELPFVMGVLADLSGKHPAEPLPAVSERSFLDIDVDNFDERMKAIKPRVAFAVPNTLTGEGQMMVDMTFERMEDFSPAAIARQVEPLRRLLEARTQLANLQTYMDGKSGAEALVTQLLQDSALLKSLAAEPKPGRHEPAADEAGSN, encoded by the coding sequence ATGTCCGCTTCCAACAGTTCGCAGAAATTTATCGCGCGCAATCGTGCGCCGCGCGTACAAATCGAGTACGACGTCGAAGTCTACGGTTCGGAGAAAAAGGTCGAACTGCCATTCGTGATGGGCGTGCTGGCCGACCTGTCGGGCAAGCACCCAGCCGAGCCGCTGCCGGCGGTGTCGGAGCGCAGCTTCCTCGACATCGACGTCGACAACTTCGACGAGCGCATGAAGGCGATCAAGCCGCGCGTCGCGTTCGCCGTGCCGAACACATTGACGGGTGAAGGCCAGATGATGGTCGACATGACCTTCGAGCGCATGGAGGATTTTTCGCCCGCGGCGATCGCGCGCCAGGTCGAACCGTTGCGCCGGCTGCTCGAGGCCCGCACGCAACTGGCGAACCTGCAGACCTACATGGACGGCAAGTCGGGCGCCGAAGCGCTGGTGACGCAGCTGCTGCAGGATTCCGCGCTGCTCAAGTCGCTGGCCGCCGAGCCGAAGCCGGGGCGCCACGAGCCTGCCGCCGACGAAGCCGGCTCGAACTGA
- the tssH gene encoding type VI secretion system ATPase TssH has translation MTISRQKLFGKLGVHLYRGIESATSYCKLRGNPFVELVHWLHQLLQQPDGDFHRILRHAGIEREALERDFARALAELPAGASSINDFSWHIEAAIKRAWVLATLGHGEQRVRGAWLVAALASTPELRRVLLSISPAFGKLPVDGLDDALPAWIEGSPEASDAPYDQSDFAPATPGEASGAMSVATKGAPLDQYCADLTAQARAGDIDPVIGRELEIRTMIDVLLRRRQNNPLVTGEAGVGKTAVVEGLARAIASGNVPPKLADVRLLFLDVGALLAGASMKGEFEARLKGVLEVAAKSPTPVILFVDEIHTLIGAGGQAGTGDAANLLKPALARGTIRMIGATTWAEYKRHIEKDPALTRRFQVLQVAEPEEPAAIDMVRGLAQTFSTHHGVVVRDEAIRAAVALSHRYIPSRQLPDKAISLLDTACARVALSQHAAPRELDDARQRLAAAHAEEALLVQEACIGLDADKALTDVRARIEGLAAEAVAVDRRWREQIAAAQALLAAREAAVPDADGVSEDPAASVATLHELERTLSTLQGDGPLVFPEVDASIVAQIVSDWTGIPAGRMLTDEVAAVRTLPDTLEARVIGQFDALRQIGERVQTARAGLADPKKPLGVFLLAGPSGVGKTETALALAEALYGGEQNLITINMSEYQEPHTVSGLKGAPPGYVGYGEGGVLTEAVRRRPYSVVLLDEIEKAHRDVHEMFFQVFDKGYMEDGDGRYIDFRNTTVLLTSNVGAELTASLCVDPALAPGNDALRDALAPELLKVFPAAFLGRVTVVPYRPLAEHALASIVHLHLRRVVARMANSHDIALTYGDEVVEYVVARCLVQETGARVLIGFIEQYVLPRLSALWLDAFASKRTLARIAIGIADPDAAPADALVFEATPFLSEEPVR, from the coding sequence ATGACCATTTCACGCCAGAAGCTGTTCGGCAAGCTCGGGGTTCACCTTTACCGCGGCATCGAATCGGCGACAAGCTATTGCAAGTTGCGCGGCAATCCGTTCGTCGAGCTTGTCCACTGGCTGCACCAATTGCTGCAGCAACCCGACGGCGATTTTCACCGGATCTTGCGGCACGCGGGCATCGAGCGCGAAGCGCTCGAACGCGATTTCGCGCGTGCACTTGCCGAGCTGCCGGCAGGCGCAAGTTCGATCAACGATTTTTCCTGGCACATCGAAGCCGCGATCAAGCGCGCGTGGGTGCTCGCCACGCTCGGTCACGGCGAGCAGCGGGTGCGCGGCGCGTGGCTCGTCGCGGCGCTCGCGTCCACCCCTGAATTGCGTCGCGTGTTGCTCTCGATCTCTCCTGCATTCGGCAAGCTTCCAGTCGATGGCCTCGACGACGCGCTTCCCGCGTGGATCGAGGGCTCACCGGAAGCGAGCGATGCCCCTTACGACCAAAGCGACTTTGCCCCCGCGACGCCGGGCGAAGCATCCGGCGCGATGTCGGTCGCAACGAAAGGTGCGCCGCTCGATCAATACTGCGCGGATCTGACCGCGCAGGCTCGCGCCGGCGACATTGATCCGGTGATCGGCCGCGAGCTCGAGATCCGCACGATGATCGACGTCCTGCTGCGTCGCCGGCAGAACAATCCGCTTGTGACGGGCGAAGCGGGCGTCGGCAAGACGGCGGTCGTTGAAGGGCTTGCACGGGCGATTGCGTCAGGCAATGTGCCGCCTAAACTGGCCGACGTGCGGCTGCTGTTCCTCGATGTTGGCGCACTGCTTGCCGGAGCGAGCATGAAGGGCGAATTCGAGGCGCGTCTGAAGGGCGTGCTCGAAGTGGCTGCGAAATCGCCGACGCCCGTGATCCTGTTCGTCGACGAAATCCACACATTGATCGGCGCGGGTGGTCAAGCCGGTACAGGCGACGCCGCCAATCTGCTGAAACCGGCGCTGGCGCGCGGCACGATTCGCATGATCGGGGCGACGACCTGGGCCGAGTACAAGCGGCACATCGAGAAAGACCCGGCGCTGACCCGCCGCTTTCAGGTTCTGCAGGTGGCCGAGCCGGAGGAACCTGCCGCGATCGACATGGTGCGCGGTCTGGCACAGACGTTTTCGACACATCACGGCGTCGTGGTGCGCGATGAAGCGATTCGCGCGGCGGTCGCGTTGTCGCACCGTTATATCCCTTCGCGCCAGTTGCCGGACAAGGCGATCAGCCTGCTCGACACGGCATGTGCGCGGGTTGCGCTATCGCAGCATGCGGCGCCGCGCGAGCTCGACGACGCGCGGCAGCGGCTCGCGGCCGCGCACGCGGAAGAGGCGTTGCTGGTGCAGGAAGCTTGCATCGGTCTGGACGCGGACAAGGCGCTGACCGATGTGCGTGCCCGCATCGAAGGGCTGGCGGCGGAAGCGGTGGCGGTCGACCGCCGATGGCGGGAGCAGATTGCGGCGGCCCAAGCGCTGCTTGCGGCACGCGAGGCTGCCGTTCCGGATGCCGATGGCGTGTCCGAAGACCCCGCTGCATCGGTCGCGACCTTGCATGAACTGGAGCGAACGCTGTCCACCCTGCAAGGCGACGGGCCGCTGGTGTTTCCGGAAGTCGACGCATCGATCGTCGCGCAGATCGTTTCCGACTGGACCGGAATCCCGGCGGGCCGCATGTTGACGGATGAAGTCGCGGCCGTGCGCACGTTGCCCGATACGCTCGAGGCGCGCGTCATCGGCCAGTTCGACGCACTGCGTCAGATCGGCGAGCGCGTGCAGACGGCTCGCGCAGGTCTGGCCGATCCGAAGAAGCCGCTGGGCGTGTTCCTGCTTGCCGGTCCATCGGGCGTCGGCAAGACTGAAACCGCGCTTGCCCTCGCCGAAGCGTTGTACGGCGGCGAACAGAACCTGATCACGATCAACATGAGTGAGTATCAGGAACCGCACACCGTTTCGGGGCTGAAGGGGGCGCCGCCCGGCTACGTCGGTTACGGCGAGGGCGGCGTGCTGACGGAGGCCGTGCGCCGACGCCCATACTCGGTCGTGCTGCTCGACGAGATCGAAAAGGCACACCGCGATGTGCACGAGATGTTCTTCCAGGTGTTCGACAAGGGCTACATGGAAGACGGCGACGGGCGCTACATCGATTTCCGCAACACGACCGTCCTGCTCACCAGCAACGTCGGCGCTGAGTTGACCGCGAGCCTATGCGTCGATCCGGCGCTTGCACCTGGCAACGACGCGTTGCGGGATGCGCTGGCACCTGAATTGCTGAAAGTTTTCCCGGCGGCATTCCTCGGGCGCGTGACCGTGGTGCCGTACCGGCCGCTCGCGGAGCATGCGCTCGCCAGTATCGTGCACCTGCATCTGCGCCGCGTCGTGGCGCGCATGGCGAACAGCCACGATATCGCGCTCACCTATGGCGACGAAGTCGTCGAGTACGTCGTCGCGCGGTGCCTCGTCCAGGAGACCGGCGCGCGCGTGCTCATCGGCTTCATCGAACAGTACGTATTGCCGCGCTTATCCGCCCTGTGGCTCGATGCGTTCGCGTCGAAGCGAACGCTTGCCCGTATAGCGATCGGCATCGCGGATCCGGACGCCGCGCCGGCCGACGCGCTCGTCTTCGAGGCGACTCCTTTCCTTTCCGAAGAGCCGGTTCGCTGA
- a CDS encoding TagK domain-containing protein produces MRSISLPWHRQTNKPDNEPALRGPPKRAADRESTIDELLRPTSISSPDGISPILDLIGDDGLHGRLASATNRGGESTDAVITMGSVEHERDIIGVLHAQYWRALADPETSLADACATQTDEASQQPPTLEMLGERHADTDHDASDSIEVLLSGERSLEDLFDRLDGGEPEFGEEPVPEILRLFAPPEFHAVTAQRPPAQPPALTRREHHMLSMDSPLPTPSRTDQ; encoded by the coding sequence ATGCGCTCAATTTCCCTGCCATGGCATCGCCAGACCAATAAGCCCGACAACGAGCCCGCGCTGCGTGGTCCGCCGAAGCGGGCCGCCGACCGCGAATCGACGATCGACGAATTGCTTCGTCCCACATCGATCAGCAGTCCGGATGGAATCTCGCCGATACTCGACCTGATCGGTGATGACGGCCTTCACGGGCGTCTTGCCTCGGCGACGAACCGCGGCGGCGAGTCGACGGATGCCGTAATTACAATGGGCAGTGTCGAACACGAACGCGACATCATAGGCGTGCTCCACGCCCAATACTGGCGCGCGCTCGCCGATCCCGAGACATCCCTCGCCGACGCGTGTGCGACACAAACGGACGAGGCGTCGCAGCAGCCGCCCACACTCGAGATGCTCGGTGAGCGGCACGCCGACACAGATCACGACGCGTCCGATTCGATCGAAGTCCTGCTTTCCGGAGAGCGCTCGCTCGAGGATCTGTTCGATCGTCTCGACGGCGGCGAACCCGAGTTCGGAGAAGAGCCGGTTCCGGAAATCCTGCGCCTTTTCGCGCCGCCCGAGTTTCATGCGGTCACCGCGCAACGGCCCCCGGCGCAGCCTCCCGCGCTCACCCGCCGCGAACATCACATGCTGTCCATGGACAGCCCGCTGCCCACCCCATCGCGCACGGATCAATGA
- a CDS encoding type VI secretion system accessory protein TagJ, which translates to MTRSTAAEVLPAHRLSQAPLDEQIARTEARVRAQPTTPPHRWALFQSMCVTGQWARAIQQLQVWGRLVPDQAQTAQVFRDLIRAERHRARVVHGRARPGFVFDPPPWIDGLLGALRAAAEGQLEVADGLRSAAFDAAPDVATSIPDGTAAWIVDSDSRLGPVCEFISAGHYRWVPIADLAGWRVSTPTTLVDLVWAPCTLTLVDGNTLHGFMPARYPGSEAGSDAVRVGRETVWRHEGRTAAIALGQKTWMTEQGDFSLFELADATFGSHVARHATDRKQLDD; encoded by the coding sequence ATGACCCGATCGACCGCCGCGGAAGTGCTCCCGGCCCATCGCCTGAGCCAGGCACCACTCGACGAACAGATTGCGCGAACGGAAGCGCGCGTACGTGCGCAGCCAACCACTCCGCCACACCGGTGGGCGCTGTTCCAGTCGATGTGCGTGACCGGGCAATGGGCCAGGGCCATCCAGCAATTGCAGGTCTGGGGCAGACTCGTGCCGGACCAGGCGCAGACCGCACAGGTCTTTCGCGATCTGATCCGCGCGGAGCGTCATCGCGCACGGGTGGTCCACGGACGCGCGCGGCCGGGGTTCGTGTTCGACCCGCCGCCGTGGATCGACGGCCTGCTCGGCGCGCTACGTGCCGCCGCTGAGGGACAGCTCGAGGTAGCCGACGGGCTGCGCTCGGCCGCATTCGACGCCGCGCCCGATGTCGCCACCAGCATTCCCGACGGGACAGCCGCGTGGATCGTCGACAGCGACTCGCGGCTCGGTCCCGTCTGCGAATTCATCAGTGCCGGCCACTATCGCTGGGTGCCGATTGCCGACTTGGCGGGTTGGCGTGTGTCGACACCGACGACGCTCGTCGACCTGGTTTGGGCGCCATGCACGCTCACACTCGTCGACGGCAATACCCTCCACGGTTTCATGCCGGCGCGGTACCCCGGCTCGGAAGCCGGCAGCGACGCCGTGCGCGTCGGCCGCGAAACCGTCTGGCGGCACGAAGGCCGTACCGCCGCCATCGCGCTCGGGCAAAAGACCTGGATGACGGAACAAGGCGACTTCAGCCTGTTCGAGTTGGCCGATGCCACATTCGGCTCGCATGTCGCACGACACGCGACCGACAGGAAGCAGCTCGATGACTGA
- the tssE gene encoding type VI secretion system baseplate subunit TssE, protein MPTLLDRLRDDAPHRQTEAPEEYTVTRKQMRDIVQRDLAYLLNTTSIADRIDRERYPQAAASTVNFGVPPLAGTFLASRQWNDIERMIRRAITDFEPRLMPDTLTVSPRQSIDAGEHHNILAFEVRGMIHMDPYPLEFMVQSSLDLETSEIHITGMRRN, encoded by the coding sequence ATGCCGACTCTGCTGGACCGCCTGCGCGACGACGCGCCGCATCGTCAAACCGAGGCACCCGAGGAATACACGGTGACGCGCAAGCAGATGCGCGATATCGTGCAGCGCGATCTGGCCTATCTGCTCAACACGACGAGCATCGCCGACCGGATCGACCGCGAACGCTACCCGCAGGCGGCCGCCTCGACGGTCAATTTCGGCGTGCCGCCGCTTGCCGGCACGTTTCTCGCATCGCGCCAGTGGAATGACATCGAGCGGATGATTCGCCGCGCCATTACCGATTTCGAGCCGCGACTTATGCCCGATACGCTGACGGTGTCGCCGCGCCAGTCGATCGACGCGGGCGAGCATCACAACATCCTCGCGTTCGAAGTACGCGGGATGATCCACATGGATCCATATCCGCTCGAATTCATGGTTCAGAGCTCACTCGACCTCGAAACGAGCGAGATACACATTACCGGCATGCGGCGCAACTGA